Proteins from a genomic interval of Oncorhynchus nerka isolate Pitt River linkage group LG13, Oner_Uvic_2.0, whole genome shotgun sequence:
- the LOC115139876 gene encoding uncharacterized protein LOC115139876, whose product MQILVSNCLFVHMPKLSRSLLSFAFCPEKPQVNRKKSKNVWKRVLFQLTPLTSQLRTLTLDWRRLTGIGRSSQTICGESTTFCPTVTEKSHRLPQKTQLWDGFCFYPIPKAMLHHQSRIPLSIGPAVWHCLGCGGAMVVVHWPPSAISHWCQTVPSGSVAAPTSAVSTLCNQTAKERMIHLAYAQGERLEEVKEELCGQWPQALRVPAIL is encoded by the exons ATGCAGATTTTGGTGTCAAATTGCCTTTTTGTACACATGCCTAAACTGTCAAGGAGCCTTCTGTCATTTGCCTTCTGTCCTGAAAAACCTCAAGTG AACAGAAAGAAGTCCAAGAATGTGTGGAAGAGGGTGCTGTTCCAGCTGACTCCATTGACGTCACAGCTGAGAA CTCTTACTCTAGACTGGAGGAGATTGACTGGAATAGGTCGGTCTTCTCAGACTATCTGTGGAGAAAGCACAACCTTCTGCCCAACTGTGACAGAGAAAAGCCATAGACTCCCCCAGAAGACACAACTGTGGGATGGCTTTTGCTTCTACCCCATCCCTAAGGCCATGCTCCATCACCAATCCAGGATCCCTCTGTCCATAG GTCCTGCTGTTTGGCACTGCCTGGGATGTGGCGGGGCCATGGTGGTGGTCCACTGGCCTCCAAGTGCCATCTCTCATTGGTGCCAAACAGTTCCTTCAGGTTCTGTAGCAGCTCCAACCTCAGCTGTCTCAACCCTTTGCAACCAA ACTGCCAAGGAGAGGATGATACATTTGGCCTATGCTcagggagagaggctggaggaggtCAAGGAGGAACTCTGTGGACAATGGCCACAGGCCCTCAGGGTCCCAGCCATCCTCTAG